A genomic window from Arthrobacter globiformis includes:
- a CDS encoding CoA-binding protein: MSVDARNWTGPSAPERLNLLREAKSIAIVGASDKPSRASYFVATYLQSSTRYKVYFVNPVVKEILGQPTYASLADLPESPDIVDVFRKHDDLPGVLDEAIAAGAKTLWLQLGSWHEGVAADAETAGLNVVMDRCVKIEHARFHGGLHLAGFDTGVISSKRQVLA, from the coding sequence ATGAGCGTTGACGCAAGAAACTGGACCGGCCCCTCAGCGCCGGAGCGCTTGAACCTGTTGCGCGAAGCGAAGTCCATCGCGATTGTGGGTGCCTCGGACAAGCCGTCGCGGGCCAGCTACTTTGTCGCCACCTACCTGCAGTCTTCCACGCGGTACAAGGTGTACTTCGTGAACCCCGTTGTGAAGGAGATCCTTGGCCAGCCGACCTACGCCTCATTGGCCGACCTTCCCGAAAGCCCGGACATCGTGGATGTGTTCCGCAAGCACGACGACCTCCCGGGCGTCCTGGACGAGGCCATCGCGGCCGGCGCCAAGACCCTCTGGCTGCAGCTGGGCTCCTGGCACGAGGGCGTGGCCGCGGACGCTGAAACGGCCGGGCTCAACGTGGTGATGGACCGCTGCGTGAAGATCGAGCACGCCAGGTTCCACGGCGGGCTTCACCTGGCCGGCTTCGACACGGGGGTTATCTCCTCGAAGCGGCAGGTCCTGGCCTAG
- the fbaA gene encoding class II fructose-bisphosphate aldolase, with the protein MPIATPEIYADMIDRAKKGGFAFPAVNVTSSQTLNAALRGFAEAESDGIVQVSTGGAAYWSGASTKDMVAGSLGFAAFAREVAKNYNVNIALHTDHCPKDKLDGFVLPLLAASEAEVKAGRNPLFNSHMWDGSAETLQENLRIARELLDRTAAAKMILEVEIGTVGGEEDGVENEINEKLYTTVEDALATVEALGSGENGRYITALTFGNVHGVYKPGGVKLRPEILKDIQAQVGAKIGKDSPFDLVFHGGSGSSDQEIADAVSYGTIKMNIDTDTQYAYTRPVADHMFKNYDGVLKVDGEVGNKKTYDPRVWGASAEAGLAARVVEATQQLGSAGKTF; encoded by the coding sequence ATGCCCATTGCAACCCCAGAGATCTATGCCGACATGATCGACCGTGCCAAGAAGGGCGGCTTCGCGTTCCCGGCCGTGAACGTGACGTCCTCGCAGACGCTGAACGCGGCGTTGCGCGGTTTCGCGGAGGCCGAGTCTGACGGCATCGTGCAGGTTTCCACCGGCGGTGCGGCGTACTGGTCCGGTGCCTCGACCAAGGACATGGTTGCCGGGTCGCTGGGCTTCGCCGCGTTTGCCCGTGAGGTGGCCAAGAACTACAACGTGAACATCGCCCTGCACACGGACCACTGCCCCAAGGACAAGCTGGACGGTTTCGTGCTGCCGCTGCTGGCCGCGTCCGAGGCCGAGGTCAAGGCCGGCCGCAACCCGCTGTTTAATTCGCACATGTGGGACGGTTCGGCCGAGACGCTGCAGGAAAACCTGCGGATCGCCCGTGAGCTGCTTGACCGTACCGCTGCCGCGAAGATGATCCTGGAGGTCGAGATCGGCACGGTCGGCGGCGAGGAGGACGGCGTTGAGAACGAGATCAACGAGAAGCTGTACACCACGGTCGAAGATGCGCTGGCCACGGTGGAGGCGCTGGGTTCGGGTGAGAACGGCCGCTACATCACGGCGCTGACCTTCGGCAATGTGCATGGCGTGTACAAGCCGGGCGGGGTGAAGCTGCGCCCGGAGATCCTGAAGGACATCCAGGCCCAGGTCGGTGCGAAGATCGGCAAGGACAGCCCGTTCGACCTCGTGTTCCACGGCGGCTCCGGTTCCTCGGACCAGGAGATCGCGGACGCCGTGTCCTACGGCACGATCAAGATGAACATCGACACCGACACCCAGTACGCGTACACGCGTCCGGTGGCGGACCACATGTTCAAGAACTACGACGGCGTGCTGAAGGTCGACGGCGAAGTGGGCAACAAGAAGACCTACGACCCCCGCGTCTGGGGCGCCTCCGCCGAAGCCGGCCTCGCCGCCCGCGTGGTGGAAGCAACCCAGCAGCTCGGCTCGGCAGGCAAGACCTTCTAG
- a CDS encoding DUF3151 domain-containing protein, with protein sequence MSDEFRKNLLGPEPTLLPAETEVYQHLALGAEALDLVEKHPTSSLLWAVLAEEAWAEGRTIDSYAYARVGYHRGLDSLRRNGWRGVGPIPWEHEPNRGFLRALYSLGRASAAINEAEEPERIEKFLNDSDPRAKAAIEGK encoded by the coding sequence ATGTCCGACGAGTTCCGGAAGAACCTGTTGGGCCCCGAGCCCACGCTCCTGCCTGCCGAGACCGAGGTGTACCAGCACCTCGCGCTCGGCGCTGAGGCGCTGGACCTCGTGGAAAAGCACCCGACGTCATCGCTGTTGTGGGCCGTCCTGGCCGAGGAGGCATGGGCGGAAGGCCGCACCATTGATTCCTACGCCTACGCACGGGTCGGCTACCACCGTGGCCTGGACTCGCTCCGCCGCAACGGCTGGCGGGGTGTGGGGCCCATCCCGTGGGAGCACGAGCCCAACCGCGGCTTCCTGCGGGCGCTTTACTCGCTGGGCCGCGCCTCCGCCGCCATCAACGAGGCGGAGGAACCCGAGCGCATCGAGAAGTTCCTCAACGACTCGGACCCCAGGGCCAAGGCAGCCATCGAAGGCAAGTAA
- a CDS encoding uracil-DNA glycosylase, which translates to MTALATESFHEQLLKRRYEPNVAAVNELCDTLQSAKPGTQVPYVDPAHDVDECRIISLFSNIGTASPTGFIMPGDDDAATRMLGLQWKLGLRPEYIMPWNVHPWHTPGEPNGKFTPDQIQAGLKPLLKVLALVPRASVIIAHGTEANRLAGLLLKTEVPLLWRRGLKTYKVRSLSGRSFAGSPERQKQYLDEMQVAYADAMARTGLQKSPPAP; encoded by the coding sequence ATGACCGCTCTGGCTACCGAATCCTTCCATGAACAGCTACTGAAGCGCCGTTACGAGCCCAACGTTGCCGCTGTCAATGAGCTCTGCGACACGTTGCAGAGCGCCAAGCCGGGCACCCAGGTGCCGTACGTCGACCCCGCCCACGACGTCGACGAATGCCGCATCATCAGCCTCTTCTCCAACATCGGCACGGCATCGCCCACCGGCTTCATCATGCCGGGCGACGACGATGCCGCCACCCGCATGCTGGGCCTCCAGTGGAAGCTGGGCCTGCGGCCGGAATACATCATGCCGTGGAACGTGCACCCGTGGCACACGCCGGGTGAGCCGAACGGCAAGTTCACTCCCGACCAGATCCAGGCCGGCCTCAAGCCGCTGCTGAAGGTCCTGGCCCTGGTGCCCCGCGCCTCGGTCATCATTGCCCACGGCACCGAGGCCAACCGCCTCGCCGGCCTGCTGCTCAAGACCGAAGTTCCCCTGCTGTGGCGCCGCGGACTGAAGACCTATAAGGTCCGTTCGCTGAGCGGCCGCTCCTTCGCCGGATCCCCCGAGCGGCAGAAGCAGTACCTGGACGAGATGCAGGTTGCCTACGCCGACGCCATGGCCCGCACCGGCCTGCAGAAGTCCCCACCTGCCCCCTAA
- a CDS encoding O-acetylhomoserine aminocarboxypropyltransferase/cysteine synthase family protein yields the protein MADRKFGFRTRALHAGGTPDAEHGARAVPIYQTTSFVFKDTQDAANLFALQKYGNIYSRIGNPTVAAFEERIASLEGGIGAVATSSGMAAEFITFAALTQAGDHIVAASQLYGGTVTQLDVTLRRFGVDTTFVPGTDPADYAAAIQENTKAIFVEVVANPSSEVQDLAGLAKVANDAGIPLVVDATLSTPYLVRPIEHGADIVIHSATKFLGGHGTTLGGVIVESGRFNWGNGKFPTMTEPVASYGNVSWWGNFGEYGFLTKLRCEQLRDIGPALSPQSAFQLLQGVETLPQRLDEHLKNAQAVAEWLEADERVAYVNFSGLPSHPHFERARKYLPLGPGSVFSFGVKGGRAAGQKFIESLQLASHLANVGDSRTLVIHPGSTTHQQLSDEQLESAGVPEDLVRISVGLEDIDDILWDLDQALTEAQSATADDAVVLEEPADTCPIGATR from the coding sequence ATGGCTGACCGCAAATTCGGATTCCGCACCCGCGCCCTGCACGCCGGCGGCACCCCCGACGCCGAGCACGGCGCCCGCGCAGTGCCGATCTACCAGACCACGTCCTTCGTGTTCAAGGACACCCAGGATGCGGCCAACCTGTTCGCGCTGCAGAAGTACGGCAACATCTATTCCCGCATCGGCAACCCCACGGTCGCGGCGTTCGAGGAACGCATTGCGTCCCTCGAGGGCGGCATCGGTGCCGTGGCCACCTCGTCCGGCATGGCCGCTGAGTTCATCACGTTCGCCGCACTCACCCAGGCCGGCGACCACATCGTGGCAGCCTCCCAGCTGTACGGCGGCACGGTCACCCAGTTGGACGTGACCCTGCGCCGCTTCGGCGTCGACACCACGTTCGTTCCCGGCACCGACCCCGCGGACTATGCGGCGGCAATACAGGAAAACACCAAGGCGATCTTCGTCGAGGTGGTGGCCAACCCGTCGTCGGAGGTCCAGGACCTTGCGGGGCTGGCAAAGGTAGCGAACGACGCCGGCATCCCGCTCGTCGTCGACGCCACCCTGAGCACGCCGTACCTCGTGCGGCCGATCGAGCACGGCGCGGACATCGTGATCCACTCGGCCACCAAATTCCTTGGCGGCCACGGCACCACCTTGGGCGGCGTGATCGTGGAGAGCGGCCGGTTCAACTGGGGCAACGGCAAGTTCCCCACCATGACCGAACCGGTGGCCTCCTACGGCAACGTCTCGTGGTGGGGCAACTTCGGCGAGTACGGCTTCCTGACCAAGCTCCGCTGCGAGCAGCTGCGCGACATCGGACCCGCGCTCTCCCCGCAGTCCGCGTTCCAGCTGCTGCAGGGCGTCGAAACACTTCCGCAGCGCCTGGACGAGCACCTGAAGAACGCCCAGGCCGTGGCCGAGTGGCTCGAGGCGGACGAACGTGTGGCCTACGTGAACTTCTCCGGCTTGCCGTCCCACCCGCACTTCGAGCGGGCGCGGAAGTACCTGCCCCTGGGGCCGGGCTCCGTGTTCTCCTTCGGCGTGAAGGGCGGCCGTGCGGCCGGCCAGAAGTTCATCGAATCCCTGCAGCTGGCCTCGCACCTGGCCAACGTGGGCGACTCCCGCACCCTGGTGATCCACCCCGGCTCCACGACGCACCAGCAGCTCAGCGACGAGCAGCTGGAGTCTGCCGGAGTACCGGAGGACCTGGTCCGCATCTCCGTCGGCCTGGAAGACATCGACGACATCCTGTGGGACCTGGACCAGGCACTGACGGAAGCTCAAAGCGCGACGGCGGATGACGCCGTCGTCCTCGAAGAACCGGCCGACACCTGCCCGATCGGAGCGACCCGATGA
- a CDS encoding CoA-binding protein: protein MAHENDPAVIERLMRTKGTWAIVGLTRNEWRSAYDVSLYVRDRMGMEIIPVNLPGDDVHAEKGYRTLAEIPAAKHPIDVVDCFVNSQKVGAVIDQAIAVGARAVWLQLGVFDDAAVERAKAAGLDVVVNSCPAREGWRVGI from the coding sequence ATGGCTCACGAAAACGATCCGGCGGTTATTGAGCGACTCATGCGAACGAAGGGCACCTGGGCCATTGTCGGCCTGACCCGGAATGAGTGGCGCTCTGCGTACGACGTCTCGCTGTACGTCCGGGACCGCATGGGCATGGAGATCATCCCCGTAAACCTGCCGGGTGATGACGTGCACGCGGAGAAGGGCTACCGGACCCTCGCCGAGATCCCCGCGGCAAAGCATCCGATCGACGTCGTGGACTGTTTCGTCAATTCGCAGAAGGTGGGGGCCGTCATCGACCAGGCCATCGCCGTCGGCGCCAGGGCGGTGTGGCTGCAGCTGGGCGTGTTCGACGACGCCGCCGTCGAACGCGCAAAGGCTGCCGGGCTGGACGTCGTGGTGAACTCGTGCCCTGCCCGCGAAGGCTGGCGCGTAGGCATCTAG
- the sfnG gene encoding dimethylsulfone monooxygenase SfnG, which translates to MNDISNVARLSEPLKFAYWVPNVSGGLVVSTIEQRTSWDFDYNKKLARIAEESGFEYALTQTRYAASYGADKQHEATSFSLALLAATERLKVIAAVHPGMWHPGVLAKYIITADHISNGRAAVNIVSGWLKNEFTNFGLEWLEHDERYVRTEEFIRVLRGLWIEQEYSQAGKYYNITDFTLNPAPVDVPGRAHPEIFFGGNSTAAQATAGRVADWYFSNGKDLEGFKENIAGVVAAAGETQRGTEGPLAAPRFGLNGFVIARDSEKEARDTLREIVEKAHKPAVQGFRDAVQEAGASTKDGKGMWADSSFEDLVQYNDGFKTQLIGTPEQIAERIVEYKKIGVNLFLTGYLHFQEEVAAFGQDILPIVRELEADLARKNGTELVPTSPLASQARPGNPAGVGPSGTPVAAETVAV; encoded by the coding sequence ATGAACGACATCAGCAACGTAGCCCGTCTTTCCGAACCGCTGAAGTTCGCGTACTGGGTGCCGAACGTGTCCGGCGGCCTGGTGGTCTCCACCATTGAGCAGCGCACCAGCTGGGACTTTGACTACAACAAGAAGCTGGCCCGCATCGCCGAGGAATCCGGCTTCGAGTACGCCCTGACCCAGACACGCTACGCCGCGTCGTACGGCGCTGACAAGCAGCACGAGGCGACGTCCTTCAGCCTCGCCCTGCTGGCCGCCACCGAACGCCTCAAGGTGATCGCCGCCGTCCACCCGGGCATGTGGCACCCCGGCGTGCTGGCCAAATACATCATCACCGCCGACCACATCTCCAACGGCCGCGCCGCCGTCAACATCGTCTCCGGCTGGCTCAAGAACGAGTTCACCAACTTCGGCCTCGAATGGCTCGAGCACGACGAACGCTACGTCCGCACCGAGGAATTCATCAGGGTCCTGCGCGGACTCTGGATCGAACAGGAGTACAGCCAGGCCGGCAAGTACTACAACATCACCGACTTCACCCTGAATCCGGCCCCTGTGGATGTTCCGGGCCGCGCGCACCCGGAGATCTTCTTCGGGGGCAACTCCACCGCAGCCCAGGCCACCGCCGGCCGCGTGGCGGACTGGTACTTCTCCAACGGCAAGGACCTGGAGGGCTTCAAGGAGAACATCGCAGGGGTGGTTGCGGCCGCCGGAGAGACGCAGCGCGGGACTGAAGGTCCGCTCGCGGCACCGCGGTTCGGCCTCAACGGCTTCGTCATCGCCCGCGACTCCGAAAAGGAAGCCCGCGACACGCTCCGCGAAATCGTGGAGAAGGCACACAAGCCCGCAGTCCAGGGCTTCCGCGACGCCGTGCAGGAAGCCGGCGCGTCCACCAAGGACGGCAAGGGCATGTGGGCCGACTCGAGCTTCGAGGACCTGGTCCAGTACAACGACGGCTTCAAGACCCAGCTGATCGGCACGCCGGAACAGATCGCCGAACGGATCGTGGAGTACAAGAAGATCGGCGTGAACCTGTTCCTCACTGGCTACCTGCACTTCCAGGAGGAAGTCGCCGCGTTCGGCCAGGACATCCTGCCGATCGTCCGCGAGCTCGAAGCGGACCTGGCCCGCAAGAACGGCACGGAGCTGGTCCCCACCAGCCCCCTAGCCTCGCAAGCTCGGCCAGGGAACCCTGCGGGCGTGGGCCCATCCGGCACACCCGTCGCCGCAGAGACGGTGGCTGTCTAA
- the acs gene encoding acetate--CoA ligase: MTPENTSALPTLARIPSEATPQSTSDATAVEAGLRDAPGSSSGSSGWSSTEPTDGAVHGVPTGGPARHSGTTSFVDPGNVAFWEEQALRLDWAERPGGQKPWHTAHSWLPADVDASRGPEIKWFDGGKLNVAYNCVDRHVAAGRGAKVALFFEGEPGDRRTITYAELQREVSKAANALLSLGITKGDRVVIYLPVIPETVIITLAVARIGAVHSLVFGGFSAEALRFRVEDTGAKLLVTTDGQFRRGVAVPVKDNADAAVAGDNAIERVLVINRTTSPADLAAVPMTAGRDVWWHDVVEPASDVHEPEAFDAETPLFIMYTSGTTGKPKGLVHTSGGYLTQASWSFEHLFSNPDPALRDQDVHWCTADLAWVTAHTYEIYGPLSNGVTQVIFEGTPNTPHPGRHFEIIERYGVTQYYTAPTLVRSLMGWFPDGVPDSYDFSSIRLLGTVGEAVNPEAWRWLRDNLGAGNAPMVDTWWQSETGATIMSPSPTDTEFKPGCAARPLPGVSTRVVDEAGNRTPPGVQGFIVVDQPGPAIARTVWGNPRRYFDSYWSQYAEQGWFLAGDGAKYDDDGDIWILGRVDDTLNVSGHLLSTIEIESALVTHPDVVEAGVCPVADPKTGHAVVAFVVLKGGVSTVSTSSTSEELRNHVAKEIGPIAKPRDVVVVPDVPKTRSGKIMRRLLTQLFEGTALGDTTSLQNEPAIAGIQDVLRKRA, encoded by the coding sequence ATGACCCCAGAGAATACTTCCGCCCTGCCCACCCTTGCCCGGATTCCGTCCGAGGCAACCCCACAATCCACTTCGGACGCGACGGCGGTCGAAGCAGGGCTGCGTGACGCGCCCGGTTCCTCTTCCGGCTCTTCGGGATGGTCCTCGACCGAGCCAACGGACGGCGCAGTGCACGGCGTCCCCACCGGCGGGCCGGCGCGTCACAGCGGCACCACCTCCTTTGTCGACCCCGGCAATGTGGCCTTCTGGGAGGAACAGGCCCTCCGGCTGGACTGGGCCGAGCGCCCCGGCGGCCAGAAACCCTGGCACACGGCGCATAGCTGGCTGCCCGCCGACGTTGATGCCAGCCGTGGACCCGAGATCAAATGGTTCGACGGCGGCAAGCTGAACGTCGCGTACAACTGCGTGGACCGTCACGTCGCCGCCGGACGCGGTGCCAAGGTGGCGCTCTTCTTCGAAGGCGAACCGGGCGACCGCCGCACCATCACCTATGCCGAACTGCAGCGTGAGGTGTCCAAGGCCGCCAACGCGCTGCTGTCCCTCGGCATCACCAAGGGCGACCGCGTGGTCATCTACCTGCCCGTGATCCCGGAAACGGTCATCATCACCCTCGCCGTGGCGCGGATCGGCGCCGTTCACTCCCTCGTGTTCGGCGGGTTCTCCGCCGAGGCCCTCCGGTTCCGGGTCGAGGATACGGGCGCGAAGCTGCTGGTGACCACCGACGGCCAGTTCCGCCGCGGCGTCGCGGTCCCGGTCAAGGATAACGCCGATGCCGCCGTCGCCGGAGACAACGCCATCGAGCGCGTCCTGGTCATCAACCGCACCACCTCCCCGGCGGACCTCGCCGCGGTCCCCATGACCGCGGGCCGCGATGTCTGGTGGCACGACGTCGTCGAACCCGCCTCCGATGTCCACGAGCCCGAGGCGTTCGACGCCGAGACTCCCCTCTTCATCATGTACACGTCCGGCACCACGGGTAAGCCCAAGGGCCTGGTGCACACTTCCGGCGGTTACCTGACCCAGGCATCGTGGAGCTTCGAGCACCTGTTCAGCAACCCTGATCCTGCCCTCCGGGACCAGGACGTGCACTGGTGCACCGCCGACCTCGCCTGGGTCACGGCGCACACCTACGAGATCTACGGCCCGCTCTCCAACGGCGTCACGCAGGTGATCTTCGAGGGCACGCCCAACACGCCGCATCCAGGCCGGCACTTCGAGATCATCGAACGCTACGGCGTCACGCAGTACTACACGGCGCCCACCCTGGTCCGCTCGCTCATGGGCTGGTTCCCGGACGGCGTGCCGGACAGCTACGACTTCTCCTCCATCCGCCTGCTGGGCACCGTGGGCGAGGCCGTGAACCCTGAGGCGTGGCGCTGGCTCCGCGACAACCTCGGCGCAGGCAACGCCCCCATGGTGGACACCTGGTGGCAGTCCGAAACCGGGGCCACCATCATGTCGCCCTCGCCCACCGACACGGAGTTCAAACCTGGCTGCGCCGCCCGCCCCCTTCCCGGCGTCAGCACCCGCGTCGTGGACGAGGCCGGGAACCGCACCCCGCCCGGCGTGCAGGGCTTCATCGTGGTGGACCAGCCCGGCCCGGCAATCGCCCGCACCGTCTGGGGCAACCCGCGCCGCTACTTCGACTCCTACTGGAGCCAGTACGCGGAACAGGGCTGGTTCCTCGCCGGTGACGGCGCCAAGTACGACGACGACGGCGACATCTGGATCCTCGGGCGGGTGGACGACACCCTCAATGTCTCAGGCCATCTGCTCTCCACAATCGAGATCGAGTCGGCCCTCGTTACACACCCCGACGTCGTGGAGGCGGGCGTGTGCCCGGTAGCCGACCCCAAGACCGGGCACGCCGTCGTCGCCTTCGTCGTACTCAAGGGCGGGGTTTCGACGGTTTCGACCAGCTCAACCAGCGAGGAGCTCCGCAACCACGTTGCCAAGGAGATCGGCCCGATCGCCAAGCCGCGCGACGTGGTCGTGGTCCCCGACGTGCCTAAGACCCGCAGCGGCAAGATCATGCGCCGGCTGCTGACCCAGCTCTTTGAGGGAACCGCCCTGGGCGACACCACCTCACTCCAGAACGAACCGGCCATTGCCGGCATCCAGGACGTCCTGCGCAAGCGGGCCTAG
- a CDS encoding isopenicillin N synthase family dioxygenase — protein MAAARETIPVLDLGSSRRADGSFSPEFIEELRDATHRVGFFQVIGYGGAPGQAKELLATIRRFFDLPLEERMKLDNRLSPHFRGYTRMGTEVTQGRADAREQIDYSPDREPVKDYPPEQPYWLLQGHNLWPDESMPELKEAAMAWAELMSKVGAELMRAIAVSLQQPENYFEEPFRDTPAWMGKLVHYVGGVVEAAGDQGVGSHADYGFVTLLLQDEVGGLEVLPPGASAWVPVEPIPEALVVNLGEMLEVATEGYLAATIHRVKAPPPGVDRYSVPFFWSPRLDAVVDPVPLPAELKAQARGISDDPSNPMLASFGLNMLKGRMRAHPDVTERHHPELMRP, from the coding sequence ATGGCAGCTGCCCGGGAGACCATTCCTGTACTGGATCTCGGCTCCTCACGCCGGGCCGACGGTTCGTTCAGTCCGGAGTTCATTGAAGAGCTCCGCGACGCCACGCACCGCGTGGGTTTCTTCCAGGTCATCGGCTACGGCGGTGCCCCCGGCCAGGCGAAGGAACTGCTGGCGACGATCAGGCGCTTTTTCGACCTGCCCCTCGAAGAACGCATGAAACTCGACAACCGGCTGTCACCGCATTTCCGCGGCTACACCCGGATGGGCACGGAAGTCACGCAGGGAAGGGCGGATGCGCGCGAGCAGATCGACTACTCACCCGACCGGGAACCGGTGAAGGACTATCCCCCCGAGCAGCCGTACTGGCTCCTCCAGGGCCACAACCTCTGGCCGGATGAGTCGATGCCGGAGCTGAAGGAGGCGGCCATGGCCTGGGCCGAGCTCATGTCCAAGGTGGGGGCGGAGCTCATGCGGGCCATCGCTGTGTCCCTCCAGCAGCCGGAGAACTATTTCGAGGAACCGTTCAGGGATACTCCGGCCTGGATGGGCAAGCTGGTCCATTACGTGGGCGGAGTGGTGGAAGCGGCGGGCGACCAGGGAGTCGGCTCCCACGCGGACTACGGATTTGTGACCCTCCTCCTCCAGGATGAGGTGGGCGGGCTCGAAGTGCTGCCGCCGGGCGCGAGCGCGTGGGTCCCCGTGGAGCCCATCCCTGAAGCGCTGGTGGTGAACCTCGGCGAAATGCTGGAAGTGGCCACCGAGGGCTACCTTGCCGCCACCATCCACCGGGTCAAGGCGCCGCCACCCGGCGTGGACCGTTACTCCGTCCCGTTCTTCTGGTCACCCCGGCTCGACGCCGTGGTCGATCCGGTCCCCCTCCCCGCAGAACTGAAGGCGCAGGCGCGCGGCATCTCGGACGACCCGTCCAACCCCATGCTCGCCTCGTTCGGCCTGAACATGCTCAAGGGCCGGATGCGCGCCCACCCGGACGTCACCGAACGTCACCACCCTGAGCTGATGAGGCCCTGA
- a CDS encoding adenylosuccinate synthase, with protein MPAIVIVGAQWGDEGKGKATDLLGGRVDYVVKPNGGNNAGHTVVVGGEKYELKLLPAGILSPNAVPIIGNGCVVNLEALFQEIDGLEARGADTSKLRVSANAHLVAPYHQVLDKVTERFLGSRAIGTTGRGIGPTYMDKVARLGIRVQDVFDESILRQKVEGSLRQKNELLVKIYNRRSIEVDEVVNYFLSFADRLRPLVIDSTLVLNAALDEGKVVLMEGGQATFLDVDHGTYPFVTSSNPTAGGASVGSGIGPTRISRSIGIIKAYTTRVGAGPFPTELFDEMGMYLQKTGGEFGVNTGRPRRCGWYDAVLARHASRVNGFTDYFVTKLDVLTGIEQIPVCVAYDVDGVRHDEMPMTQTEFHHAKPIFEYFEGWTEDITGARTLADLPENARNYVLALEKLSGTRFSAIGVGPDRDQTIVVNDLIND; from the coding sequence ATGCCAGCAATCGTGATCGTCGGAGCCCAATGGGGCGACGAAGGAAAAGGTAAGGCCACCGACCTGCTTGGCGGCCGCGTCGACTACGTAGTGAAGCCGAACGGCGGTAACAACGCCGGGCACACAGTCGTCGTAGGCGGTGAGAAGTATGAGCTCAAGCTCCTTCCGGCCGGCATCCTCAGCCCCAACGCCGTCCCCATCATCGGCAACGGCTGCGTCGTCAACCTCGAGGCACTTTTCCAGGAGATCGACGGCCTCGAAGCCCGCGGCGCGGACACCTCCAAGCTGCGTGTTTCCGCCAACGCACACCTCGTTGCTCCGTACCACCAGGTTCTGGACAAGGTCACTGAACGCTTCCTCGGGAGCCGTGCCATCGGCACCACCGGCCGGGGCATCGGGCCCACCTACATGGACAAGGTTGCCCGGCTGGGGATCCGTGTCCAGGACGTCTTCGACGAGTCCATCCTGCGCCAGAAGGTCGAAGGTTCGCTGCGCCAGAAGAACGAGCTGCTGGTTAAAATCTATAACCGCCGCAGCATCGAGGTGGATGAAGTGGTCAACTACTTCCTCTCCTTCGCAGACCGGCTGCGCCCCCTGGTCATCGACAGCACTCTCGTGCTGAACGCCGCCCTGGACGAGGGCAAGGTGGTTCTCATGGAAGGCGGCCAGGCCACGTTCCTCGACGTCGACCACGGCACCTACCCGTTCGTCACGTCCTCCAACCCCACCGCCGGCGGCGCATCGGTGGGTTCGGGCATCGGCCCCACCCGCATCTCCCGGTCCATCGGCATCATCAAGGCGTACACCACCCGCGTCGGCGCCGGCCCGTTCCCCACGGAACTCTTCGACGAAATGGGCATGTACCTGCAGAAGACCGGCGGCGAGTTCGGCGTTAACACCGGACGCCCGCGCCGCTGCGGCTGGTACGACGCCGTGCTGGCCCGCCACGCCTCCCGCGTGAACGGCTTCACCGACTACTTCGTCACCAAGCTTGACGTCCTCACCGGCATCGAACAGATCCCGGTGTGCGTGGCCTACGACGTCGACGGCGTCCGGCACGACGAGATGCCCATGACCCAGACGGAGTTCCACCATGCCAAGCCCATCTTCGAGTACTTCGAAGGCTGGACCGAGGACATCACCGGCGCCCGTACGCTTGCTGACCTGCCCGAGAATGCCCGCAATTACGTGCTTGCCCTCGAGAAGCTGTCCGGCACCCGCTTCTCCGCGATCGGCGTGGGACCGGACCGCGACCAGACCATCGTGGTCAACGACCTGATCAACGACTGA
- a CDS encoding RNA polymerase sigma factor has protein sequence MAAQLTDDELSAALSGDPSGFSAVYTVISPAVLGYFRARGVDDAEALTQDVFVDVLPKLSNVRGGHSGLRTFIFSVAHARLVDYHRRSARTPHFTEFDPLEDHRRASSAEDEVLGSMGGITSALATLNDDQREVLVLRIVADLSVEQVAGIMDKTPGAIKQLQRRGLIALRELVKEKDHAAS, from the coding sequence TTGGCAGCTCAGCTGACCGATGACGAATTGTCAGCAGCCCTTTCTGGCGACCCCTCCGGCTTCAGTGCTGTCTACACCGTCATTTCCCCCGCTGTCCTGGGCTATTTCCGGGCCCGGGGGGTGGACGACGCCGAAGCCCTCACCCAGGACGTCTTCGTGGATGTCCTGCCCAAGCTCAGCAATGTCAGGGGCGGCCACTCCGGGCTGCGGACATTTATCTTCTCAGTGGCGCACGCCCGGCTCGTGGACTACCACCGCCGGTCCGCGAGGACGCCGCATTTCACCGAATTCGATCCGCTTGAGGACCACAGACGGGCGAGTTCCGCCGAGGACGAGGTCCTCGGTTCGATGGGCGGAATCACATCCGCTCTGGCCACGCTCAACGACGACCAGCGGGAAGTCCTGGTCCTGCGGATCGTTGCGGACCTTTCGGTTGAACAGGTGGCCGGCATCATGGACAAAACCCCCGGGGCCATCAAACAGCTCCAGCGCCGCGGGCTCATCGCCCTGCGCGAACTCGTCAAGGAAAAGGACCACGCAGCATCATGA